A window of Sutcliffiella cohnii contains these coding sequences:
- a CDS encoding ABC transporter permease, producing MFLAWNEIKNNKLRFILIVGVLTLVSYLVFFLSGLANGLENINKEAVDKWNADGIILTEESDINLPQSSLLIEDYDGNGVSEVAVLGQLNSIATSGVNKANVSIFGIRDNEFIMPEVTEGEAFSETGEVIADESLKNEGFNIGDTLQLSSVDATLIITGFTDKAKFNAAPVLYGGLDTFQYVRFGTSMDEDSNKINAFVIRTENIEAVTVDNSLQVIPTKTFIENMPGYSEQSLTLTFMIYFLFIISAVILAIFLYVLTIQKISIFGVMKAQGISSKYLAVSVIAQTFLLALAGVVIGFILTITTGFFLPAAVPVAFNYVDMLIYGTILVFVSVLGALFSVQTIVKIDPLKAIGG from the coding sequence ATGTTTTTAGCGTGGAATGAAATAAAAAACAATAAACTACGCTTCATCTTAATTGTAGGAGTTTTAACACTCGTTTCTTATTTAGTATTCTTTTTATCAGGGTTGGCTAATGGTCTTGAAAATATTAATAAAGAGGCAGTGGATAAGTGGAATGCAGATGGTATTATTTTGACTGAGGAATCCGATATTAACTTACCTCAATCGAGTTTACTAATAGAGGATTACGACGGAAATGGAGTAAGTGAGGTTGCTGTACTCGGTCAATTAAACTCAATTGCTACATCCGGAGTAAATAAAGCAAACGTATCTATATTCGGTATACGTGATAATGAATTTATTATGCCGGAAGTTACAGAAGGGGAAGCTTTTAGCGAGACAGGGGAAGTTATTGCTGATGAATCTTTAAAAAATGAAGGGTTTAACATAGGAGATACTCTTCAACTCTCTTCTGTTGATGCAACATTAATCATTACAGGTTTTACTGATAAGGCTAAGTTTAACGCGGCTCCTGTTCTTTACGGAGGTTTGGACACGTTTCAATACGTCCGATTCGGTACTTCTATGGATGAGGACTCAAACAAAATTAACGCCTTTGTTATTCGTACAGAAAATATAGAGGCAGTTACGGTTGACAACTCTCTACAAGTCATTCCGACGAAAACGTTTATTGAAAATATGCCTGGGTACTCGGAACAAAGCTTAACATTAACATTTATGATTTATTTTCTATTTATTATTTCCGCCGTTATTTTAGCCATTTTTCTTTACGTGTTAACAATTCAAAAGATTAGTATCTTTGGAGTGATGAAGGCTCAAGGAATTTCAAGCAAATATTTAGCAGTGTCTGTTATTGCGCAAACATTTTTATTAGCATTAGCAGGTGTTGTCATTGGGTTCATCCTAACGATTACAACCGGCTTCTTTCTACCTGCCGCAGTACCAGTAGCGTTTAATTACGTTGATATGCTCATTTACGGTACTATTCTCGTTTTTGTATCGGTGTTAGGCGCACTATTCTCTGTACAAACAATCGTAAAAATTGATCCATTAAAAGCAATAGGAGGGTAA
- a CDS encoding MerR family transcriptional regulator yields MYNIKAVSKILDMPTVTIRAWETRYEAITPERTDSGHRVYTEENLNDLKWLKKQVHDNGLNVSQAVKLLKAKKEQSEVVPIETPLRREGFEAQVQELYEAVLDLNADKCNFLLDLYFTQFPYKTVFFSIIVPLMYKVGTAWERGELHVAKEHMISNIVMQRSLKFFSIFETSPSLPKVMAICPSGEQHQLGLILFTLFLREKHYPVYYIGADTPLEGLGELINEKGIEIVALSTSRIEDEPLIQSYINTLQIKNPNLKFIVGGLGVKKSKADSPRWDIAPTDKEWLNNLPELIK; encoded by the coding sequence ATGTACAATATTAAAGCTGTATCAAAAATATTAGATATGCCAACGGTTACGATTCGCGCTTGGGAAACACGTTACGAGGCTATTACCCCGGAACGTACAGATTCTGGGCATAGAGTCTACACAGAAGAAAACCTTAACGATTTAAAATGGTTAAAAAAGCAAGTTCATGATAATGGACTTAATGTAAGTCAGGCAGTTAAGCTCCTTAAAGCAAAAAAAGAGCAAAGTGAAGTAGTACCAATTGAGACACCGTTACGTCGAGAAGGCTTTGAAGCTCAAGTTCAAGAATTATATGAAGCTGTTTTAGACTTAAATGCCGACAAATGTAATTTTCTTTTAGATCTATATTTCACCCAATTCCCATACAAAACTGTGTTTTTCTCCATTATTGTACCGTTAATGTATAAGGTTGGAACTGCATGGGAAAGAGGCGAATTACATGTCGCAAAAGAGCATATGATTAGCAATATTGTGATGCAACGATCATTAAAGTTCTTCTCCATTTTTGAAACGTCACCAAGCTTGCCGAAAGTAATGGCGATTTGCCCTTCCGGAGAGCAACACCAACTAGGGTTAATTTTATTTACGTTATTTTTGAGAGAAAAGCATTACCCAGTTTACTATATAGGGGCAGATACACCACTTGAAGGTTTAGGGGAATTAATCAATGAAAAGGGAATCGAAATTGTTGCCTTATCAACATCTCGTATAGAAGACGAACCTTTAATTCAGTCTTATATTAACACCTTACAAATTAAAAACCCTAACTTGAAATTTATCGTAGGTGGGTTAGGAGTTAAGAAAAGTAAAGCCGATAGCCCTCGTTGGGACATCGCTCCTACAGATAAAGAATGGTTAAATAATCTTCCTGAATTAATTAAGTAA
- the cpaB gene encoding Flp pilus assembly protein CpaB: MISIPLASTFQFITKYIIQKVKAGREMLESKRRAIIFFTLSFLLAIAAGFLFLQKVSAINSELGGMTEIYIAAEDIPSRSVIQPQQLTTTEIPNRFVNESHITSLQDIANRVSVVPLSSGDIITKNMMKPFSSLREENNRLVTIVQSERIRFDERLEALDRIDIIVSHKFDGNNKTTIFMKDVLVAAELTSDGEFVGVAVEVQVEDAPELIHMQNYADSIRVLKANVGKGEVEEQSEKEIVIESPPEEEEIEEKEKEEDKAEEKEEDKESNEEDSSVDKEENS; encoded by the coding sequence TTGATAAGCATTCCTTTAGCTTCGACTTTTCAATTTATTACGAAATACATTATCCAAAAAGTAAAGGCAGGGAGAGAAATGCTGGAATCGAAGCGTAGAGCAATAATATTTTTTACACTTTCATTTTTATTAGCTATTGCAGCGGGGTTTTTATTTTTGCAAAAGGTGAGCGCAATTAACTCCGAATTAGGGGGGATGACGGAGATATACATCGCAGCAGAAGATATTCCATCAAGATCAGTTATTCAACCACAACAGTTAACGACAACCGAGATACCTAATCGATTCGTCAATGAATCTCATATTACTAGTTTACAAGATATAGCAAATCGTGTATCAGTCGTACCACTTTCTTCTGGAGATATTATCACGAAAAATATGATGAAGCCATTCTCTTCGTTAAGAGAAGAAAACAATCGATTAGTGACAATCGTTCAATCTGAACGCATTCGCTTTGATGAGAGGTTAGAAGCACTGGATCGAATCGATATTATTGTTTCGCATAAGTTTGATGGAAACAATAAAACGACTATTTTCATGAAAGATGTGTTAGTCGCAGCAGAGCTTACGTCTGATGGAGAGTTTGTCGGTGTAGCGGTAGAAGTACAAGTAGAAGATGCACCAGAATTAATACATATGCAAAATTACGCAGATAGTATTCGTGTGTTAAAAGCGAATGTTGGTAAAGGGGAAGTGGAGGAACAGTCAGAAAAAGAGATCGTAATTGAGTCTCCACCTGAGGAAGAAGAAATAGAAGAAAAAGAAAAGGAAGAAGATAAGGCTGAAGAAAAAGAGGAAGATAAAGAATCTAATGAAGAAGATTCAAGTGTAGATAAAGAGGAAAACTCCTAA
- a CDS encoding AAA family ATPase → MNEKMNILLVSEDELMINQLSNVFADEADLESVTFRELRTEFDRLEPDLVFIVQTEDEGACVDAIEYCIGENPASVVVFIATYQDFNLLRTVTRAGAMDFFIFPDEWTLFNGRVDSILHMVRERKKQLIETSATNQSFKRGRGQIFSFYSGKGGSGRTLISTTFAQTLKFESTAQVLLLDLNLQYGGVETFLSIDSNRSVAHLIPVIEELNEGHIRNVTEREPYSKLEILLSPRDAETAESFTDAFFSKLLRTCRRSYDFVIVDLPTAMNEHTYTALEESDKIFYVLNLDTPAISMLKQVENLFTRLGIDMNERMQIILNEVGRDNEINPRDIKEIIKYPIQAQLRRDIKGVQMHINKSEPLRKEMNEKKIIPFAKDIRKWVLGMIE, encoded by the coding sequence ATGAATGAAAAGATGAACATCTTACTAGTAAGTGAAGATGAGCTAATGATAAATCAACTATCTAATGTCTTTGCAGATGAGGCAGATTTGGAGTCTGTTACATTCAGGGAATTACGAACAGAATTTGATCGTTTAGAACCAGATTTAGTTTTTATTGTTCAAACAGAAGATGAAGGTGCTTGTGTTGATGCAATTGAGTATTGTATCGGGGAAAACCCAGCCTCTGTTGTTGTGTTTATCGCAACATATCAAGACTTTAACTTGTTAAGAACTGTAACGAGAGCTGGTGCGATGGATTTTTTTATCTTCCCTGACGAATGGACATTATTTAATGGTAGGGTCGATAGTATCCTTCACATGGTAAGAGAAAGAAAAAAGCAACTAATCGAAACATCGGCAACGAACCAATCTTTTAAGCGGGGAAGAGGGCAAATCTTTTCCTTTTATAGCGGAAAAGGTGGAAGTGGAAGAACGTTAATTTCTACTACATTCGCGCAAACATTAAAGTTTGAATCTACTGCGCAAGTGTTGCTTCTAGACTTAAATCTTCAATACGGAGGAGTGGAAACGTTTCTATCGATTGATTCGAACCGCTCTGTCGCACATTTAATACCGGTAATAGAAGAGTTAAACGAAGGGCATATAAGAAATGTAACGGAGAGGGAGCCTTACTCAAAGCTCGAAATTTTACTAAGTCCAAGAGATGCTGAAACTGCAGAATCGTTTACAGATGCATTTTTCTCTAAATTATTAAGAACTTGTAGAAGAAGTTACGATTTCGTCATCGTTGATTTGCCTACAGCGATGAATGAACATACGTACACAGCTTTAGAGGAGAGTGACAAAATCTTTTACGTGCTTAATTTAGATACGCCAGCTATTAGTATGTTAAAACAAGTAGAAAACTTGTTTACCAGATTGGGCATTGATATGAATGAGCGTATGCAAATCATATTAAATGAAGTAGGTAGGGACAACGAGATAAACCCTAGAGATATTAAAGAAATTATTAAGTATCCAATTCAAGCTCAATTAAGGCGCGACATTAAAGGGGTGCAAATGCACATTAATAAAAGTGAACCACTTCGTAAGGAAATGAATGAAAAAAAGATTATTCCATTTGCAAAAGATATTCGAAAATGGGTGCTTGGAATGATCGAGTAG
- a CDS encoding CpaF family protein, with protein MSLFDRKTRGATKKVRNNTNYENPYINELVEHYKTRILREANLELLTNLSQVEMRIRIEQLVTQFMSEEKVIIPRHDKELMLTRIIDESVGYGPLEPLLQDDSITEIIINGPKEIFVEKKGQLQLTDITFRDDNHVRHVIDRIVAPIGRRIDESSPMVDARLPDGSRVNAVIPPISLNGPLISIRKFRNDPFTIQDLLQFQSLNKEMAQFLDAIVRAKLSVLISGGTGSGKTTLLNVLGSSIPEGERVITIEDSAELRLNKPNVIGLEARPANVEGKGEITIRHLVRNSLRMRPDRIIVGEVRGAEAFDMLQAMNTGHEGSLTTVHANSPFDALRRVEGMVVMAGMDLPTHIIREYILGAIDFIVQGERLTDGTRKLTSVSEVVRSDDGTMDIQEIFKFYRTGMTEDGKVAGYFAPTGKIPHCLSRLQSFGIALDDSIFEPLEVRGR; from the coding sequence ATGTCCTTATTTGACAGAAAGACACGGGGAGCTACTAAAAAGGTAAGAAACAATACTAATTATGAGAACCCTTATATTAATGAACTAGTCGAACATTACAAAACTAGGATACTTAGAGAAGCAAATTTAGAATTATTAACGAATCTTTCACAAGTAGAAATGCGAATACGAATTGAACAGCTAGTAACGCAGTTTATGAGTGAAGAGAAGGTAATTATTCCAAGACATGATAAAGAGCTCATGTTAACGAGAATTATTGATGAATCGGTTGGATATGGGCCACTCGAACCACTTTTACAGGATGATAGTATTACAGAAATTATCATTAATGGCCCGAAAGAGATTTTTGTAGAAAAGAAAGGTCAATTACAGTTAACAGATATAACATTTCGGGATGATAATCATGTTCGGCATGTTATCGATAGAATCGTAGCACCAATTGGAAGAAGAATTGATGAAAGCTCCCCAATGGTTGATGCTCGATTGCCAGACGGAAGTCGTGTTAATGCAGTAATTCCACCAATAAGTTTAAACGGACCACTTATATCGATACGTAAGTTTAGGAACGATCCTTTTACTATTCAAGACTTACTACAATTTCAATCTTTAAATAAAGAAATGGCGCAATTTTTAGATGCGATAGTAAGAGCGAAACTTAGTGTACTAATTTCTGGAGGTACAGGTAGCGGTAAAACTACGTTGTTGAATGTATTAGGAAGCTCTATTCCAGAAGGAGAACGGGTAATTACAATTGAGGATTCAGCAGAATTACGATTAAACAAACCGAATGTTATCGGTCTGGAGGCCCGTCCCGCAAACGTGGAAGGAAAAGGAGAAATAACGATTCGTCACTTAGTAAGAAACTCCTTACGGATGAGACCTGATCGAATTATCGTCGGAGAAGTTCGTGGAGCAGAGGCGTTTGATATGTTGCAAGCGATGAACACCGGTCATGAAGGATCATTAACAACCGTGCATGCGAACTCCCCATTTGATGCTCTTAGAAGAGTAGAAGGAATGGTAGTAATGGCAGGGATGGATTTGCCAACGCATATCATTAGGGAATATATTCTCGGTGCAATTGACTTTATCGTACAAGGAGAACGATTAACAGATGGTACAAGGAAATTAACTTCTGTATCAGAAGTTGTCAGATCTGATGATGGAACGATGGACATACAAGAAATTTTTAAGTTTTACCGAACAGGCATGACAGAGGATGGAAAAGTAGCGGGATACTTTGCTCCAACTGGAAAAATACCACATTGCTTAAGTAGATTGCAGAGCTTTGGAATTGCGTTAGATGATAGCATATTTGAACCATTGGAGGTGAGAGGACGTTGA
- a CDS encoding type II secretion system F family protein: protein MIWEAALFGLSVLLFIWGAYLFLGYRKEKKEVKKKYTEWFQEEGTRSSFISALGDRFDQTETGTQLRDKLLRSNVSLLPSEFMAILLLIGFASGIFMYSVFSLGFLVSLAVSSIIVTGSYWMFFTVRKNKYVDRMSDQLSDVCRLMANSTRAGLTVNQAIEVVASETPNPAGNEFKKMAQNLRLGVDMERALIQLERNVPTKEFKLFIATILIQRKSGGNLSAVLDEMSKTLDERKIIRQTIKTMTAEQRFVSYILPALPILMILMMNMVMEGFIEPLFTIPGAILFVLFAIGMLIAFLLVRSVTNIRV from the coding sequence TTGATTTGGGAAGCTGCATTATTTGGGTTATCGGTGTTGCTGTTTATATGGGGAGCATATTTGTTCCTCGGTTATCGAAAAGAGAAAAAAGAAGTTAAAAAGAAGTATACAGAATGGTTTCAAGAGGAAGGAACGAGAAGTAGCTTTATTTCTGCATTAGGGGACCGCTTTGATCAAACAGAAACTGGGACGCAATTAAGAGATAAATTATTAAGATCTAATGTTTCTCTATTACCTTCAGAATTTATGGCGATATTACTTTTAATCGGTTTTGCATCAGGAATTTTTATGTATAGTGTTTTCTCTTTAGGTTTTCTCGTTAGTTTAGCGGTCTCTAGCATCATTGTTACTGGAAGCTATTGGATGTTCTTTACAGTTAGAAAAAATAAATATGTAGATCGAATGAGTGACCAACTCTCAGATGTTTGTAGACTTATGGCAAATAGTACGAGAGCAGGATTAACCGTTAATCAAGCGATTGAAGTAGTGGCGAGTGAAACTCCTAACCCTGCTGGAAATGAATTTAAAAAGATGGCCCAAAATTTAAGATTAGGGGTAGACATGGAGAGGGCGCTCATTCAATTAGAAAGAAATGTACCAACGAAAGAATTCAAATTATTTATTGCGACTATTTTAATTCAAAGAAAATCTGGTGGAAACCTTTCGGCTGTGTTAGATGAAATGTCGAAAACGTTAGACGAGCGGAAAATTATAAGGCAAACAATTAAAACGATGACAGCTGAACAAAGGTTCGTTTCTTACATTCTGCCGGCATTGCCAATCCTCATGATTTTAATGATGAATATGGTAATGGAAGGATTTATTGAGCCGTTATTTACGATTCCTGGGGCTATTTTGTTTGTTTTATTTGCGATCGGAATGTTAATAGCATTCCTTTTAGTAAGATCAGTCACAAATATAAGGGTGTAG